The genomic region ACTCACCCGTCCGCCACCCAAACCGAAGTTCAAGTTGACTTGCATGTGTTAAGCATTCTGTCAGCGTTCATCCTGAGCCAGGATCAAACTCTTCGTTCAATCTCGCTTATAGCTCTTCTTGCTATCTTTTTTTTTTCACCTTTTTTTGGTTGCTTTTTGTCTTTTCTCTATTCTTTTGCTAATGTTCTCTTGCCACCTTCTCAAGTGGACAGTATTCATCTTAACATCCTTATTACTTTTTGTCAACTTATTTTTTTATTTTTTTTATCTTTTGTAAACTGCAACAATAAGCCTCATATTAAGAAAAGTTTTTTTATGCTGTTTAGACTACATTTTACACTATGTTATTTCATTAGAGTTTTTATTATTTGTGGAATCTCATCAATATATATTTTTCTATACTATATATAACTAGACTATGAGTATAGCCAAATCAAAAAATATATATCCGTAATCTTGATATAGTTCACAAAGCCTATATAATTTTTAAAATTTAGCTAGCAATCAATAAATTATTAATAAAGTTCTTATGAAAGAATAAATATGAGAAATATAGTTTTTTATTGTCCAAAAATTTAATATAAAAATATTAAAAAAATTCTTTACAAAAAAAATTTTTTTTGATATATTAACCTATAATAAAAATATTTAAAATTTCTTAGGAGGATGTATGATGAAAAAATTCTTTATTACTTTGGTTGGTTTATCTATGCTTTTAGTTGCATGTGGTGAACAAAAAACTGAGCAAAAATCTGAGTCTAAAGTAGCTGAAACTATAAAAATTGGAGCTATGGGACCTTTAACTGGACCTCTTGCAATCTATGGCATCTCTGCTACAAATGGTACAAAACTGGCTATTGAGGAGATTAATGCAAATGGTGGTGTACTTGGAAAACAATTAGAACTTAATCTTTTAGATGAAAAAGGTGATACTACAGAAGCTGTTAACGCTTACAATAAATTACTTGATTGGGGAATGGTAGCTTTAGTTGGTGATATAACTTCTAAACCAAGTGTTGCTGTTGCAGAACTTGCAGCTCAAGATGGGCTTCCTATGATTACACCTACAGGTACTCAGTTAAATATCACAGAAGCTGGTTCAAATGTATTCCGTGTATGTTTCACAGATCCTTATCAAGGTGAAGTTATGGCTAAATTCGCTAAAGAAAAATTAAATGCTAAATCTGTTGCTATTATGGTAAATAACTCAAGCGATTATTCTGATGGAGTGGCTAAAGCATTTGCTGAAGAAGCTACAAAACAAGGTCTTGAAGTTGTGGCAAAAGAAGGGTATTCTGATGGAGATAAAGATTTCAGACCTCAATTAACAAAAATTGCAGGAAAAAATCCAGATGTATTGTTTGTTCCTGATTACTATGAACAAGACAGTTTAATTGCTATTCAAGCTAGAGAAATTGGTTTAAAATCTGGAATAATAGGTCCTGATGGTTGGGATGGAGTCGTAAAAACAGTTGATAAATCTTCTTACTCAGCTATAGAAGGTGTTTTCTTTGCTAACCATTATTCTACAAAGGATGAATCAGAAAAAGTTCAAAATTTTATAAACAATTATAAAGCTAAATTTAATGATGAACCTTCTGCATTCTCTGCATTGAGTTACGACACTGTTTATCTAATTAAAGCTGCTATCGAAAAAGCTGAGTCCACTGATAAAGAAGCCTTAGTTAAAGCTATAAAAGAATCTCAATTTGAAGGTGTAACTGGTTCTTTAACTTTTGACGAAAAAAATAATCCTGTAAAAGGAATTACTATTATTAAAATAGTAAATGGAGATTATACATTTGATTCGGTAGTTTCTAAATAATTAGTATTTGAGTTTAAGATGTAATTGAAGCCATCTTTCCAAAAAAGAGAGATGGCTTTTAAATATTTATTAAAAATTTTCATTTTAAGGAGTTGATTGAAAAAATGGAATTTTTACTTCAAATTTTTAATGGTTTACAAATAGGAAGTATCTATGCACTTGTATCCTTGGGATACACAATGGTGTATGGAATAGCACAGTTAATAAATTTTGCTCATGGAGATATAATTATGATAGGAGCATATGTTTCTCTTTTCTCAATTCCTATCTTTAATAGATTTGGCTTACCAGTTTGGCTAACTGTCATACCTGCAATTATAATCTGTGCTTTTATTGGCTGTATCGCAGAAAGAATTGCTTACAGACCTCTTAGAAATTCTCCAAGAATTTCTAATCTTATAACAGCAATAGGAGTGAGCTTATTTATAGAAAATATATTTATGAAAATATTTACTCCAAATACTAGATCTTTCCCTAAAGTTTTTAATCAAAGTCCATTTATTCTTGGGAAGGTTCAAATCAGTTTCGGAGCTGTTGTGACAATTGTTTTAACTATATTACTCTCAATAGCTTTACATCTATTTATGAAAAATACAAAATATGGTAAGGCCATGATTGCAACAAGCCAAGATTATGCAGCTTCTAAACTTGTTGGTATAAATGTTGATAAAACTATACAACTTACTTTTGCAATTGGAAGTGCACTTGCTGCAGTTGGCTCTGTACTATATGTTTCTGCATATCCTCAAGTCCAACCTCTTATGGGATCAATGCTTGGTATTAAAGCTTTTGTCGCAGCTGTGCTTGGTGGGATAGGTATTTTACCCGGTGCTGTGCTTGGTGGCTTTATATTAGGTATAATTGAAAGCCTTACAAGGGCATATTTATCTTCTCAATTGGCTGATGCTTTTGTTTTTGCAATTCTTATAATAGTTTTATTATTTAAACCAACTGGAATCTTAGGAAAAAATTTAAAGGAGAAAGTATAATATGAATAGAAGTAAAAAATTAAGTTATTTAGTGACATATATTTTATTAGTAGTTTTATTTATAATACTCTCTTCTCTTATAAATACAGGAATCTTTTCAAGATATCAAATAGGAATCATAATTTTAATATTAATAAATATAATTTTGGCTGCAAGTCTAAACGTTACAGTTGGTTGTTTAGGACAAATAACTCTAGGCCATGCAGGTTTTATGTCAGTTGGTGCTTACACTTCTGCACTTCTTACAAAACATGCAATTGTAAGTGGTATCCCCGGATATTTAATTGCTCTTTTAGTTGGTGGAATTGTTGCTGGAATCATAGGATTTATAATTGGAATTCCTGCCCTTCGTTTAAATGGAGATTATCTTGCTATCATAACCCTTGCCTTTGGAGAAATAATAAGAGTTTTAATAGAATACTTTAAATTTACTGGTGGTGCCCAAGGATTAACAGGTATTCCGAGAGTTAATAATTTCAATTTAATTTATATAATTTCAATTGTTTCTGTTATTCTAATGTATTCTTTAATGACAAGTAGACATGGACGAGCTATATTGGCAATTCGTGAAGATGAAATTGCGAGTGAAGCATCAGGAATTAATACAACATATTATAAAACATTTGCTTTTGTTTTATCCGCTGTATTTGCAGGGGTAGCTGGTGGAATTTATGCTCACAATCTAGGAGTTTTGGGGGCAAAACAATTTGATTATAATTATTCTATAAATATATTAGTTATGGTTGTTTTAGGAGGAATGGGAAGCTTTACTGGTTCCATTTTATCTGCAATAGTTCTTACTATTCTGCCAGAAGCTTTACGTGGTTTTGCAGAATACAGAATGATAATTTATCCTTTAATCTTAATAATTATGATGCTATTTAGACCTAAAGGATTGCTTGGAAGAGAAGAGTTTCAAATAAGTAAAGTTATAAGCTATATTAAAAATAAAAAGAGGAGTGATATAAATGGAAAATAAACCAATATTAGTTGCAAAAAATATTTGTATCACTTTTGGTGCACTAAAAGCTGTTGATAATTTTAATCTTGAAATTAAACCAAAGGAATTAGTTGGGCTTATTGGACCAAATGGAGCTGGAAAAACTACTATTTTTAATATTTTGACGGGTGTCTATAATGCAACATCTGGTGAGTATATTTTCAATGGAGAGAAAATTACAAAAATGGCAACTTCTAAGCTAGTTAGAAAAGGTCTAGCACGTACTTTTCAGAATATAAGGTTATTTAAATATCTTTCAGTTGTTGATAATGTAATTGCTGCTTATAATTTTCATATGAAATATGGTATTTTTTCAGGTATGTTTCGTCTTCCTAATTTTTGGAAAGAAGAAAAAGAAGCCAGGGCTAAGGCCATAGAATTATTAAAAATTTTTAATTTAGATAAATATGCTGATATGCATGCAGGAAACTTACCCTATGGTGAACAAAGAAAATTAGAAATTGCAAGAGCCATGGCTACCAATCCTAAAATTTTACTTTTAGATGAACCGGCTGCAGGTATGAATCCCAAAGAAACTGAAGATTTAATGAATACAATTAAATTAATAAGAGATAAATTTGGAATAGCTATACTTCTTATAGAGCATGATATGAAACTTGTTCTTGGAATATGTGAAAGGCTAATAGTACTAAATTATGGAACAATTCTAGCCAGTGGTGATCCATCAGAAGTCATAAATAATCCAAAAGTAATTGAGGCTTATTTAGGTAAGGAGGAGGAAGAATAATGGCTATGTTAGAAATAAGAGATTTACATGTTTTTTATGATAATATACATGCTTTAAAAGGTATATCCTTAAAGGTAGAAGAAGGTGAAGTTGTATCTATAATAGGTGCCAATGGGGCTGGAAAAACTACGACTCTACAAACTATATCTGGAATTATAAGCTCTAAAAGTGGTTCAATCTTATTTGAAGGCAGAGATATCACTAAAGAAAAAGCTCATAATATGTGTAAACTTGGAATTGCACAAGTCCCAGAAGGAAGGAGAATCTTCTCAAAGCTTGCAGTAAAAGATAATTTAAAATTAGGGCAATTTACTATAAAAGATAGTGCTGCTAACAAAGAAAAAGACAGAGCTAATTTCTATAAGGTTTTCCCAAGAATGTCTGAGAGAAAAAACCAATTAGCAGGAACTCTATCTGGTGGTGAACAACAGATGTTAGCCATGGGAAGAGCACTTATGAGCAGACCTAAGCTTTTAATTCTTGATGAGCCTTCAATGGGGTTATCTCCACTATTTGTTAAAGAAATTTTTGAAGTTATCAAACAACTAAAAGAAAAAGGAACTACAATCCTTTTGGTTGAACAGAATGCAAAAATGGCACTTTCAATTTCTGATAGAGCTTATGTTATTGAAACAGGCAATATTACACTTGAAGGAAATGCAAAAGATCTACTCCATAATGATAGTGTAAAAAAAGCTTATCTTGGGGCTTAATTTCTTGAAAAAATTCTCACTATTAAAAAATTTTATTGTTATAAATAATATGAATTTATTGAAAAATTAATTTTAAAAGGGCTATTGCACCTAAAGATTTTATAAGCTTCGTTTTGGTCATACCATAAACAAATCTTTAAAAAATCTAATAGGCAACAGCCCTTTTTATTATAAAATAAAGTAAATAAATTTATCTAATTAATAAAATTCAATAATCTTTAAACTTAACTAGGTTTTTAATTATTCTTTTATTTTCTTTATCACATCAATTATAGAACCATCTCTATATTCAAGTACTCCAACTATCTCATCACTAAATTCAATTGGCTCTGGTTTTCCAGTTAGTTTCTCAGCCATATCTTTCATCTCTTGAATAGTTTTTAACTTTAGTCCAGCCTTAGTAAATTTATCTATTAAATCTTGTCTTCTTGGGTTTGCAACTATTCCATAGTCTGTACAAATAACGTCTACTGCTTCTCCAGGTGTACATACTGTTGTTACCTTATCAACTATTATAGGGATTCTCGCTCTCATAAGTGGGGCTAAAATAACACTCATCTTTGCCCCTACAGCTGTATCCTGATGTCCACCAACAGCCTCATTTATAACTCCATTTGACTTAGTCATAACATTTACATTAAAATTAGTATCTATTTCTAAAGCACCTAACATTACAAAATCTAAATTATTTACTGCGGGACCTGCAGTATTTGGATTAGCATAAAATGATGCACTTATCTCATAATGTTTCGGATTTTTCCCAATAGATTCTACTGCATCTAAATCAAAACTTTGAGTATCAAATAGTGCATCCATAAGCCCTTCTTCATGAAGTTCTACTAATTGTGCAGTAATTCCTCCCAAACCTAATGAAGCTTTTATATTTTGCTTAATCATTTCTTCTCTCAATAATTTAGTCACTGCCAAACTAGCTCCGGCAGCTCCAGTTTGATAAACAAAACCATCTTTAAAATAACCTGAATTAACTATTGCTTTAACTGCATTTTTTGCAATTAATAAATCTCTTGGATTATCTGAAAAACGTATTGCACCTGAAACTATTTTTTTAGGATCTCCTATACTATCAACGACTACAACTGCATCAACCATTGTCTGATCTATACTTGCTGGCAAGTTAGGAAATGGAACTAAGTTATCTGTAACTGCTATGACATAGTCTGCATATTGTGCATCAACTTTTGCATAACCCATTGATCCACAAGCACTTTTACCACTTCTTCCATTCATATTTCCCATCTCATCACAGCTAGGTGCTGCTAAAAAAGCAACATCTATATGTAGTTCTCCATCCTCAACAGCTCTTGCTCTTCCACCATGACTTCTAATAATTACAGGCTTTTTCAAAATTCCTTTACTTATTTCATCGCCCAATGGTGCACGAAGACCACTTGATTGTATTCCTGTTATTACACCACTTTTTATATGTCCAATAACCGGTTCATGACAAGTTCCTAATGAACTTGGTGCAAGAGTTAAATCTTTTATTCCCATTTTTGCTATGATATCCAATACCATATTAACAACTGCGTCCCCATTTCTCATATGATGGTGAAAAGATATAGTCATTCCGTCTTTTAAACCAGATTTTTTTATAGCCTCTTCCAAACTTTCAACAATTTTCTTTTCTTGCTGAACTCTCATTCTTAACTTTGCTCCAGCTTTTTTCTTTTCAGGTTTTATTGCATCAACACCTTTAAATGGAGTAAGTTCTCCCATTCCTTCTACATATTCTGGGATTTGTCTTCCAACTGCATTAATATTATATTTCATTATTCAGCCTCCCTATAAACTCCACTAGCTTTTGCTAATTCTAATACTCTGTAAGCTCTTGTTATGATTGGACCGTCTACCATTCTTCCATCAACACTTATAACACCCGAACCTTTTGCTTCAGCTTCTTTTGCTCCATTTATAATTCTGATTGATTTTTCTATTTCTTTTTGAGTAGGTGTATAAACTTCATGAACTACTTGAACTTGCTTAGGATGTATACAAGACTTTCCATCAAAGCCTAAATCTTTAATAAATTGTACTTCTTCTCTAAATCCTTCTAAATTATTTACATCCGCATAAACTGTATCAAAACAATAAATTCCAGCATTTCTTGCAGCTAAAACTATAGATTCTCTG from Fusobacterium russii ATCC 25533 harbors:
- a CDS encoding ABC transporter substrate-binding protein, producing the protein MMKKFFITLVGLSMLLVACGEQKTEQKSESKVAETIKIGAMGPLTGPLAIYGISATNGTKLAIEEINANGGVLGKQLELNLLDEKGDTTEAVNAYNKLLDWGMVALVGDITSKPSVAVAELAAQDGLPMITPTGTQLNITEAGSNVFRVCFTDPYQGEVMAKFAKEKLNAKSVAIMVNNSSDYSDGVAKAFAEEATKQGLEVVAKEGYSDGDKDFRPQLTKIAGKNPDVLFVPDYYEQDSLIAIQAREIGLKSGIIGPDGWDGVVKTVDKSSYSAIEGVFFANHYSTKDESEKVQNFINNYKAKFNDEPSAFSALSYDTVYLIKAAIEKAESTDKEALVKAIKESQFEGVTGSLTFDEKNNPVKGITIIKIVNGDYTFDSVVSK
- a CDS encoding branched-chain amino acid ABC transporter permease, whose translation is MEFLLQIFNGLQIGSIYALVSLGYTMVYGIAQLINFAHGDIIMIGAYVSLFSIPIFNRFGLPVWLTVIPAIIICAFIGCIAERIAYRPLRNSPRISNLITAIGVSLFIENIFMKIFTPNTRSFPKVFNQSPFILGKVQISFGAVVTIVLTILLSIALHLFMKNTKYGKAMIATSQDYAASKLVGINVDKTIQLTFAIGSALAAVGSVLYVSAYPQVQPLMGSMLGIKAFVAAVLGGIGILPGAVLGGFILGIIESLTRAYLSSQLADAFVFAILIIVLLFKPTGILGKNLKEKV
- a CDS encoding branched-chain amino acid ABC transporter permease, which translates into the protein MNRSKKLSYLVTYILLVVLFIILSSLINTGIFSRYQIGIIILILINIILAASLNVTVGCLGQITLGHAGFMSVGAYTSALLTKHAIVSGIPGYLIALLVGGIVAGIIGFIIGIPALRLNGDYLAIITLAFGEIIRVLIEYFKFTGGAQGLTGIPRVNNFNLIYIISIVSVILMYSLMTSRHGRAILAIREDEIASEASGINTTYYKTFAFVLSAVFAGVAGGIYAHNLGVLGAKQFDYNYSINILVMVVLGGMGSFTGSILSAIVLTILPEALRGFAEYRMIIYPLILIIMMLFRPKGLLGREEFQISKVISYIKNKKRSDINGK
- a CDS encoding ABC transporter ATP-binding protein, producing the protein MENKPILVAKNICITFGALKAVDNFNLEIKPKELVGLIGPNGAGKTTIFNILTGVYNATSGEYIFNGEKITKMATSKLVRKGLARTFQNIRLFKYLSVVDNVIAAYNFHMKYGIFSGMFRLPNFWKEEKEARAKAIELLKIFNLDKYADMHAGNLPYGEQRKLEIARAMATNPKILLLDEPAAGMNPKETEDLMNTIKLIRDKFGIAILLIEHDMKLVLGICERLIVLNYGTILASGDPSEVINNPKVIEAYLGKEEEE
- a CDS encoding ABC transporter ATP-binding protein; protein product: MAMLEIRDLHVFYDNIHALKGISLKVEEGEVVSIIGANGAGKTTTLQTISGIISSKSGSILFEGRDITKEKAHNMCKLGIAQVPEGRRIFSKLAVKDNLKLGQFTIKDSAANKEKDRANFYKVFPRMSERKNQLAGTLSGGEQQMLAMGRALMSRPKLLILDEPSMGLSPLFVKEIFEVIKQLKEKGTTILLVEQNAKMALSISDRAYVIETGNITLEGNAKDLLHNDSVKKAYLGA
- the citF gene encoding citrate lyase subunit alpha; protein product: MKYNINAVGRQIPEYVEGMGELTPFKGVDAIKPEKKKAGAKLRMRVQQEKKIVESLEEAIKKSGLKDGMTISFHHHMRNGDAVVNMVLDIIAKMGIKDLTLAPSSLGTCHEPVIGHIKSGVITGIQSSGLRAPLGDEISKGILKKPVIIRSHGGRARAVEDGELHIDVAFLAAPSCDEMGNMNGRSGKSACGSMGYAKVDAQYADYVIAVTDNLVPFPNLPASIDQTMVDAVVVVDSIGDPKKIVSGAIRFSDNPRDLLIAKNAVKAIVNSGYFKDGFVYQTGAAGASLAVTKLLREEMIKQNIKASLGLGGITAQLVELHEEGLMDALFDTQSFDLDAVESIGKNPKHYEISASFYANPNTAGPAVNNLDFVMLGALEIDTNFNVNVMTKSNGVINEAVGGHQDTAVGAKMSVILAPLMRARIPIIVDKVTTVCTPGEAVDVICTDYGIVANPRRQDLIDKFTKAGLKLKTIQEMKDMAEKLTGKPEPIEFSDEIVGVLEYRDGSIIDVIKKIKE